In one window of Limnohabitans sp. MORI2 DNA:
- the folP gene encoding dihydropteroate synthase, protein MFWQTSRFRIDLNQPQVMGIVNVTPDSFSDGGQHASTHQALAHCEQLLKEGAHILDIGGESTRPGAPAVSLEEELARVLPVVREAVRLNVPISVDTYKAEVMQAVLDAGADIINDVWALRQIGAQQVVAAHPACGVCLMHMHGEPQTMQTWPMQGSITQPVAEFLMHNAQALQALGVAHERIALDPGVGFGKTVAQNFELLAHQKQLLTLGYPLLVGWSRKSSIGAVTGCEVGDRMLPSVAAAVIAVERGARIVRVHDVAQTVQALKVWQAAQV, encoded by the coding sequence ATGTTTTGGCAAACCTCACGTTTTCGCATTGATCTCAACCAACCTCAGGTGATGGGCATCGTCAATGTCACGCCTGACTCGTTCTCAGATGGCGGACAACACGCCAGCACACATCAGGCGTTGGCCCATTGCGAGCAACTGCTCAAAGAAGGCGCACATATTTTGGATATTGGCGGTGAGTCAACCCGACCCGGTGCGCCCGCCGTGAGCTTGGAGGAGGAGTTAGCGCGCGTGTTGCCCGTGGTGCGCGAAGCAGTGCGTTTGAATGTGCCGATTTCTGTGGATACCTACAAAGCCGAGGTCATGCAAGCAGTGTTGGATGCGGGGGCAGACATCATCAACGATGTGTGGGCTTTGCGTCAGATCGGCGCTCAGCAAGTAGTTGCTGCACACCCTGCATGTGGCGTGTGTTTGATGCACATGCACGGGGAGCCCCAAACCATGCAGACATGGCCGATGCAAGGAAGCATCACGCAGCCTGTTGCAGAATTTTTAATGCACAACGCACAAGCCTTGCAAGCTTTGGGTGTTGCACACGAGCGTATTGCCCTTGATCCCGGAGTGGGGTTTGGTAAAACAGTGGCTCAAAACTTTGAGCTGCTAGCGCATCAAAAACAGCTGTTGACCTTGGGCTATCCCTTGCTCGTGGGATGGTCACGTAAATCGTCTATCGGGGCAGTGACGGGGTGTGAGGTGGGTGATCGCATGCTGCCTAGCGTGGCTGCGGCGGTCATCGCTGTTGAGCGCGGCGCACGAATTGTGCGTGTGCATGATGTGGCGCAAACCGTTCAAGCACTCAAAGTTTGGCAGGCCGCTCAAGTTTGA
- the xerD gene encoding site-specific tyrosine recombinase XerD, with product MTHSVPLHVAAPDANIDIFIDALWLEHGLAPNSLAAYRRDLNLLSAWLHTQGTHLLAAQESDLQQYFAHRHAETKATSANRRLTVFKRFYRWALRERMLVADPTLKLLTAKQPVRAPKSLTEAQVESLLNAPDVSTGLGMRDRTMLELMYASGLRVSELVDLKTLHVSLNDGVLRVMGKGSKERLVPFGEVARDWLQRYLNEARPALLAGHQTEALFVTVRGKNAGEGMTRAMFWQLIKRYALLAQIHAPISPHTLRHAFATHLLNHGADLRAVQMLLGHADISTTTIYTHIARERLKSLHGQHHPRG from the coding sequence ATGACACATTCTGTTCCTCTTCATGTTGCTGCACCCGATGCCAACATTGACATCTTCATTGATGCGCTTTGGTTAGAGCACGGTTTGGCCCCCAACAGTTTGGCGGCCTATCGGCGTGACTTGAATTTGCTCTCAGCTTGGCTGCACACGCAGGGCACGCATTTGCTGGCAGCGCAAGAGTCTGACTTGCAACAGTACTTTGCACACCGCCATGCCGAGACCAAAGCCACCAGTGCCAACCGTCGTTTGACGGTGTTCAAACGTTTTTACCGTTGGGCTCTGCGCGAGCGCATGTTGGTGGCCGACCCCACGTTGAAATTGCTGACGGCCAAACAACCCGTGCGTGCACCCAAAAGTCTGACCGAGGCGCAAGTGGAGAGTCTGCTCAATGCGCCAGATGTATCCACAGGTTTAGGTATGCGAGATCGAACCATGTTGGAGCTGATGTACGCCAGCGGCTTGCGTGTGAGCGAGCTGGTGGATCTGAAAACTTTGCATGTTAGCTTGAACGACGGTGTGCTACGAGTGATGGGCAAAGGTAGCAAAGAGCGCTTGGTGCCGTTTGGCGAAGTGGCACGTGATTGGCTGCAACGCTATTTGAATGAGGCGCGACCTGCGTTGCTGGCTGGCCATCAAACCGAAGCTTTGTTTGTGACGGTGCGTGGGAAAAATGCGGGCGAGGGCATGACACGCGCGATGTTTTGGCAGCTCATCAAACGCTACGCTTTGCTAGCGCAAATCCACGCGCCCATTTCGCCGCATACCTTGCGCCATGCGTTTGCCACCCACTTGTTGAACCACGGCGCCGATTTGCGCGCGGTGCAAATGCTCTTGGGGCATGCCGATATTTCTACAACCACCATTTACACGCACATTGCGCGTGAGCGTTTGAAGAGCCTGCATGGGCAGCACCATCCTCGCGGGTGA
- a CDS encoding AEC family transporter has product MNYAQLLFPDFSLILCGYLVCKYTALNRTVWEQVESLVYFFLFPVLLFHSIVRTPLDLQAASHLIMAGLMLGLSSVTLSYVLPKLPLLGRHIDARMHAASAQVAFRFNSFIALALAERIAGPQALLLIAVLIGVCVPMFNVAAVWPMARHSQRSFGRELVRNPLILATASGLLANIVGLQIPNWAEPTLQRIGAASLALGLMAAGAGMQFGHLMKAKALAVSLLAIRHLITPLLAFGLAGAFGLDHTQTSVLLAFSALPTASSCYVLAARMGYNGAFVAGLVTLSTLMGMLSLPFALAVLR; this is encoded by the coding sequence GTGAATTACGCCCAACTCCTCTTTCCCGATTTCTCGCTCATTCTTTGCGGCTATCTCGTTTGTAAATACACCGCACTCAACCGCACCGTGTGGGAACAGGTAGAGAGCTTGGTGTACTTCTTTCTCTTCCCCGTGTTGTTGTTTCACTCCATCGTGCGAACGCCTTTGGATTTACAAGCCGCCTCTCATCTCATCATGGCAGGGTTGATGCTGGGCTTGAGCAGCGTGACGCTGTCTTATGTACTCCCCAAGTTACCGCTACTGGGGCGACACATAGATGCCCGTATGCATGCGGCCAGCGCACAAGTAGCCTTTCGTTTCAACTCCTTTATCGCCTTGGCCTTGGCTGAGCGCATCGCTGGCCCGCAGGCGCTGTTGTTAATTGCGGTGTTGATTGGCGTGTGCGTCCCCATGTTCAACGTGGCCGCTGTGTGGCCCATGGCGCGTCATTCTCAGCGCAGCTTTGGACGAGAGCTGGTTCGTAACCCGCTCATCCTAGCCACGGCATCAGGCCTCTTGGCCAATATCGTGGGCTTGCAAATTCCGAACTGGGCCGAGCCTACCCTGCAGCGCATCGGTGCAGCATCTTTGGCTTTGGGATTGATGGCCGCCGGTGCTGGCATGCAGTTCGGACACCTCATGAAAGCCAAGGCACTGGCAGTGTCATTGTTGGCCATTCGTCACCTCATCACGCCATTGCTGGCCTTCGGTTTGGCGGGAGCTTTTGGACTAGATCACACGCAAACCAGCGTGTTGTTGGCGTTTTCGGCGCTACCCACAGCGTCCAGTTGCTACGTATTGGCCGCCCGTATGGGCTACAACGGTGCGTTTGTGGCGGGCTTGGTGACTTTATCGACCTTGATGGGCATGCTCAGCCTACCCTTTGCCTTAGCGGTCTTGCGATAA
- a CDS encoding type B 50S ribosomal protein L31 — protein MKEGIHPNYREICFMDMSNGFKFVTRSCANTKEMITMEDGRELPLFKLDTTSESHPFYTGTQKSVDNMGGRVERFRNKYGKTAAK, from the coding sequence ATGAAAGAAGGCATTCACCCCAACTACCGTGAAATCTGTTTCATGGACATGTCCAACGGTTTCAAATTTGTGACTCGCTCATGCGCGAACACAAAAGAAATGATCACCATGGAAGACGGCCGCGAGCTGCCATTGTTCAAGTTGGATACCACCAGCGAATCACACCCCTTCTACACAGGCACACAAAAATCTGTGGACAACATGGGTGGTCGCGTTGAGCGCTTCCGTAACAAGTACGGCAAAACAGCCGCCAAGTAA
- a CDS encoding gamma carbonic anhydrase family protein — protein MAVYQLDDLTPNIADSAWVADNAQVVGDVHMAADSSVWFSSVVRGDTATIRIGEGTNIQDGSVLHADVGIPLTIGKHVTVGHMVQLHGCTIGDESLIGIGAVVLNGAKIGKNCLVGAGSLVTEGKEFPDGSMILGSPAKVVRELTHEQIEGLRRSAQHYVTNKNRFKAGLKKIA, from the coding sequence ATGGCCGTTTACCAACTTGATGACTTGACCCCAAACATCGCGGACTCCGCATGGGTGGCCGACAACGCGCAAGTGGTGGGTGATGTGCACATGGCCGCCGACAGCAGTGTCTGGTTCAGCTCGGTGGTGCGCGGTGACACGGCCACCATTCGCATAGGCGAAGGTACCAACATCCAAGACGGCAGCGTGCTGCATGCCGATGTGGGCATTCCGCTCACCATTGGGAAACATGTGACGGTGGGCCACATGGTGCAGCTGCATGGCTGCACGATTGGCGATGAATCGCTCATTGGCATTGGTGCTGTGGTGCTCAATGGCGCGAAGATTGGCAAAAACTGTTTGGTGGGTGCGGGTTCTCTTGTGACCGAAGGCAAAGAGTTTCCCGACGGCTCCATGATTTTGGGAAGCCCTGCCAAGGTGGTGCGCGAGCTCACTCATGAGCAAATTGAAGGGCTGCGCCGCAGCGCGCAGCACTATGTGACTAACAAAAACCGCTTCAAAGCGGGCTTAAAGAAAATTGCTTGA
- the glmM gene encoding phosphoglucosamine mutase has translation MTRKYFGTDGIRGTVGQAPITPDFVLRLAHAVGRVLKQTEAHPTVLIGKDTRISGYMLESALESGFNSAGVNVVLLGPLPTPGVAYLTRAQRASLGVVISASHNPFADNGIKFFSANGNKLSDAWELAVEAALEEAPVWVDSANLGKTKRLDDAAGRYIEFCKSTFSNDLTLKGLKVVVDAAHGAAYHIAPKVFHELGADVIAIGCSPDGLNINDEVGATHPDALVRAVKANHADFGIALDGDADRLQMVDAQGRLYNGDELLYLMADDRLANDEVVPGVVGTLMTNMAVEVALKKRGVGFVRAKVGDRYVLEELAKNKWILGGEGSGHLLALDKHTTGDGLVSALQILQTCVRSGKTMAELLKDVTLFPQTLINVRLRPGQDWQSNARMKEEVQKAEAELADTGRVLIRASGTEPLVRVMVEARDEAQANACAKRIADTLSA, from the coding sequence ATGACACGCAAATATTTCGGCACAGACGGCATTCGCGGAACCGTGGGTCAAGCGCCTATCACCCCTGACTTTGTATTGCGTTTGGCCCATGCTGTGGGCCGTGTGCTGAAGCAAACCGAAGCGCACCCCACGGTGTTGATTGGCAAAGACACACGCATCTCTGGCTACATGCTGGAGTCAGCCCTAGAGTCTGGTTTCAACTCGGCAGGCGTCAATGTGGTGCTGCTTGGGCCCTTGCCAACACCCGGTGTGGCCTACCTCACGCGTGCGCAGCGCGCGAGCTTGGGCGTGGTCATCAGTGCCAGCCATAACCCGTTTGCCGACAACGGCATCAAGTTCTTCAGTGCCAATGGCAACAAGCTCAGCGATGCTTGGGAGTTGGCTGTGGAAGCCGCCTTGGAAGAAGCGCCTGTGTGGGTGGACTCGGCTAATCTTGGTAAGACCAAGCGCTTGGACGATGCGGCGGGCCGTTACATTGAATTTTGTAAGAGCACGTTTTCAAATGACCTCACGCTTAAAGGTTTGAAGGTGGTGGTGGATGCAGCGCACGGTGCTGCTTATCACATCGCGCCCAAGGTCTTTCACGAATTGGGTGCTGATGTGATCGCGATCGGTTGCAGCCCCGATGGTTTGAACATCAACGATGAAGTGGGCGCCACGCATCCTGATGCTTTGGTGCGTGCCGTCAAAGCCAACCATGCCGACTTTGGCATTGCGTTGGATGGCGATGCTGACCGCTTGCAAATGGTGGATGCGCAAGGGCGCTTGTACAACGGCGATGAGTTGTTGTACCTGATGGCGGATGATCGATTAGCCAATGACGAAGTCGTGCCGGGCGTGGTGGGTACCCTCATGACGAATATGGCTGTCGAAGTGGCTTTGAAAAAACGAGGCGTTGGCTTTGTGCGTGCCAAGGTGGGTGACCGTTATGTGCTGGAAGAGCTCGCGAAAAACAAATGGATTTTGGGTGGCGAAGGTTCAGGCCACTTGCTGGCTTTGGACAAGCACACCACGGGGGACGGCTTGGTGAGTGCTTTGCAAATTTTGCAAACTTGCGTACGCAGTGGCAAAACGATGGCCGAGTTGCTCAAAGACGTGACGCTGTTTCCTCAAACCCTCATCAACGTGCGTTTGCGCCCAGGGCAAGATTGGCAATCAAATGCGCGTATGAAAGAGGAAGTGCAAAAAGCCGAGGCCGAGTTGGCAGATACAGGCCGTGTGCTCATTCGCGCCAGCGGCACCGAGCCTTTGGTGCGTGTGATGGTCGAGGCCCGTGATGAAGCGCAAGCCAACGCGTGCGCCAAGCGCATTGCCGATACCTTGTCGGCTTAA
- a CDS encoding ferritin-like domain-containing protein, with product MSLRQHALDALCLCHPRDKVVAVQTLWAQQPHLALAPSEVLTPTAALPGRPQRPHLLPPKDVPSRTPFTSEGLAALIHAVCHIEFNAINLGLDAVWRFSDMPEAFYRDWLLVAHEEAYHFTILHELLHELGYEYGDFDAHDGLWQMCEKTAGDVLARMALVPRTLEARGLDATPLIQTKLRKAASPGALKAVDLLDIILRDEVGHVAIGNHWYRWLCEQRGLDPVPLYGALVKQYEAPNLRPPFNEEARKRAGFTDVEIGYLLGA from the coding sequence ATGTCGCTTCGCCAACACGCCCTTGATGCCCTGTGCCTTTGCCACCCACGAGACAAAGTGGTTGCTGTGCAGACCCTATGGGCCCAACAACCCCATTTAGCACTTGCACCCAGTGAGGTGCTCACACCGACCGCTGCCTTGCCTGGTCGCCCTCAACGCCCACACCTGCTGCCACCTAAAGACGTGCCCAGCCGCACGCCCTTTACGTCCGAAGGTTTGGCGGCGCTGATTCATGCGGTGTGTCACATCGAGTTCAACGCCATCAACTTGGGACTGGATGCCGTTTGGCGCTTCAGCGACATGCCCGAAGCGTTTTACCGCGATTGGCTGCTGGTCGCGCACGAAGAGGCTTACCACTTCACCATCTTGCATGAGCTACTCCATGAGTTGGGCTACGAATATGGCGACTTCGATGCCCACGATGGCCTGTGGCAGATGTGCGAGAAAACAGCGGGTGATGTGCTAGCCCGCATGGCCTTGGTGCCTCGCACCCTCGAAGCACGCGGGCTGGATGCCACGCCTTTGATTCAAACCAAGTTGCGCAAAGCAGCGAGTCCTGGCGCCTTGAAAGCCGTGGACTTGCTTGACATCATCTTGCGCGACGAAGTCGGCCATGTCGCCATTGGCAACCATTGGTATCGCTGGCTGTGCGAACAACGCGGGCTTGACCCCGTGCCTTTGTATGGCGCATTGGTGAAGCAATACGAAGCGCCCAACTTACGCCCACCGTTCAACGAAGAAGCTCGCAAACGCGCAGGCTTTACTGATGTGGAAATTGGTTACCTGCTCGGAGCCTAA
- the arsC gene encoding arsenate reductase (glutaredoxin) (This arsenate reductase requires both glutathione and glutaredoxin to convert arsenate to arsenite, after which the efflux transporter formed by ArsA and ArsB can extrude the arsenite from the cell, providing resistance.): protein MNEIKIYHNPKCSNSRNALALLREHGYEPEVVLYLDAPPTRHELQDIIQATGVSARALMRSKEAIYAELGLDNPNLTEDALIDAMLAHPVLMNRPIVITPNGTRLCRPPELVLEILPTT from the coding sequence ATGAACGAAATCAAGATTTATCACAACCCCAAGTGCAGCAACTCACGCAATGCCTTAGCCCTCTTGCGCGAACATGGCTATGAGCCTGAAGTGGTTTTGTATTTGGACGCGCCACCGACACGCCATGAGTTACAAGACATCATCCAAGCCACGGGTGTTTCGGCACGCGCACTGATGCGCAGCAAAGAGGCGATTTATGCAGAGCTAGGTTTGGACAACCCGAACCTCACAGAAGACGCGCTGATCGATGCCATGCTGGCCCACCCCGTGCTGATGAACCGCCCTATCGTTATCACCCCCAACGGCACACGTTTGTGTCGTCCGCCAGAATTGGTGTTGGAGATATTGCCGACGACTTAA
- a CDS encoding MATE family efflux transporter: protein MSSERATIMRHAGTVMVGQLAVMAFSITDTLVAGHFADTALAALAVASATYVTVHISLMGMLQALLPVWAELHGAQRHAEVGRSVRQALYLCAITASLGMWALLCPDVLLNWTQVPADLQAEVRGYLNIVAFGLPASLLFRMYSTLNQSLGKPKLVTWVQVGALMVKIPLSIALVLGIPNVLPPLGLAGCAWATLAVMILMLGLAVWLLRTQDFYKPYRIWAPMEKPHATTLLRFVRLGLPSGLAIGVEVTSFTLMSLFIARLGVVATASHQIVSNMTAVLYMIPLSLSIASSSRVSYWIGAGQIHRARQALRTGLSLVLLLSLSLAGLIGWQHHTIAQFYTQSPEVAALAATLLLWLMLYHVADAVQVFCVFTLRCYGITVLPLITYTVLLWGLGLAGGYVVAYGAGFDVSGLTWLTPQSPIAFWQTGSLALYVTTAVLLPVLWRAAYRPTRGTQVRH from the coding sequence ATGAGCAGCGAACGCGCAACCATCATGCGTCATGCCGGCACTGTGATGGTCGGACAGCTGGCTGTGATGGCATTCAGCATCACTGACACATTGGTCGCCGGACACTTCGCAGACACAGCGCTCGCAGCATTGGCTGTTGCCTCGGCCACTTATGTCACAGTGCATATATCGCTGATGGGCATGCTGCAAGCCTTACTGCCTGTTTGGGCTGAACTGCATGGCGCACAGCGTCATGCCGAGGTCGGACGATCGGTTCGACAAGCTTTGTACTTGTGTGCCATCACCGCCAGCTTAGGCATGTGGGCATTGCTCTGCCCAGATGTTTTATTGAACTGGACGCAAGTCCCTGCTGACTTGCAAGCTGAAGTTCGCGGCTATCTGAACATCGTGGCTTTTGGATTGCCCGCGTCATTGCTGTTTCGCATGTACAGCACACTCAATCAAAGCTTAGGCAAACCTAAGTTGGTGACGTGGGTGCAAGTCGGTGCTTTGATGGTCAAAATTCCACTGTCCATCGCTTTGGTATTGGGTATTCCAAACGTTCTGCCGCCCTTGGGTTTAGCTGGCTGTGCATGGGCAACCTTGGCAGTGATGATCCTCATGCTGGGACTGGCCGTTTGGTTGCTACGTACGCAAGACTTCTACAAGCCCTATCGGATTTGGGCACCTATGGAAAAACCACATGCAACCACACTGCTACGCTTCGTACGCTTAGGACTACCCAGTGGATTGGCCATCGGCGTGGAGGTCACCTCCTTCACCCTCATGTCTTTGTTCATCGCACGCTTAGGCGTCGTCGCCACCGCAAGCCACCAAATCGTGTCCAACATGACAGCGGTGCTCTACATGATTCCCTTGTCACTTTCCATCGCCAGCAGCTCGCGTGTGAGCTATTGGATTGGTGCTGGGCAAATTCATCGTGCGCGTCAGGCGCTACGAACAGGCCTGAGCTTGGTGCTGCTTCTGAGCCTGAGTTTGGCAGGTTTGATTGGGTGGCAACATCACACCATTGCACAGTTTTACACCCAGTCGCCGGAGGTGGCAGCATTGGCCGCCACGTTGCTGTTATGGCTAATGCTCTACCACGTGGCCGATGCGGTGCAAGTGTTTTGCGTATTCACCCTGCGCTGCTACGGCATCACGGTACTGCCGCTTATCACTTACACCGTGTTGCTATGGGGCTTAGGTTTGGCGGGCGGTTATGTGGTGGCTTATGGCGCAGGCTTTGATGTGTCGGGGTTGACATGGCTCACCCCTCAGTCACCCATTGCATTTTGGCAAACCGGCAGTTTGGCCTTGTATGTGACCACCGCAGTTTTATTGCCCGTGTTGTGGCGCGCCGCTTATCGTCCAACACGCGGCACTCAGGTGCGTCATTGA